In Acidobacteriota bacterium, the DNA window GTAGTAGGTCTGGATGATGACTTCTCCCGGCTGTTCGCCGCGTCCGGCCCGTCCGGCCACCTGGGTGAGCAACTGAAAGGTGCGTTCGGCGGCCCGGAAATCGGCCAGGCGGAGGGCCTGATCGGCCGCCAGCACGCCCACCAGCGTGACCTGGGGAAAGTCGTGGCCCTTGGCGATCATCTGGGTACCCACCAGGATGTTGGTGCGTCCTGAAGCGAAGTTGCCCAGGATGCGGTCATAGGCGCCCTTGCGCCGGACGGCGTCGCGGTCAAGGCGGTCGATTTCGGCTTCCGGGAAGCGCCTTTGCAGGATTTCCTGAATCTTCTCGGTGCCTTCCCCCAGGTAGAAAATGTACTCTTTGCCGCATTCCCGGCACTTGTCGGGCACCCGCCGCGAGAACCCGCAATAGTGGCACATGAGCCGGTGCTGAACCTGGTGATAGGTGAGAGAGATGCTGCAGTTCTTGCACTGCTCGGTGTGCCCGCAACTGCGGCACAGCACCACCGGCGTGTAGCCGCGGCGGTTGATGAGCATGAGGACCTGCTGCTGGTTGTCGAGGCGCCGGCGGATGGCCAGGTCGAGGGGGTCGGAGAGAACCAGTCCGGGGCCGTGCTTCTCGAATTCGCGTCGCATGTCGACGATGCGCACCTGGGGCAGAGGACGCTCCATGACCCGCTTCTGGAGGCTCTGGAAGCGGTATTTGTCGCCCTGCTGAGCCTGGTAGTAGGTCTCCATCTGAGGCGTGGCGCTGCCCACCACCAGCAGGGCGCTCTCGAGCTGGCAGCGCTTGTAGGCTGTTTCGCGGGCATGGTAACGGGGGAAGTCGTCCTGCTTGTAGGAGCCGTCGTGCTCTTCGTCGATAATGACGATGCCCAGCTTGCGCACGGGGGCGAAGACGGCTGAGCGCGTCCCCAGAACAACCCGCGAGCGGCCCTCCTGCACCCGCCGCCACTGGTCGAATCGTTCGCCCTCGCTGAGGGCCGAATGGAGGATCGCCACCTGATCGCCGAACCATCCGCGGAAAGCCCGCGCGGCTTGAGGGGTGAGTCCGATTTCAGGAACCAGCATGAGGGCCGAGAGGCCTTGCTCGAGAACGCTCTGGATGGCGTTGAGATAGATCTCGGTCTTGCCGCTTCCCGTCACGCCGTGCACCAGGAGGGCGGAGAAGCGCCGCTCTTTCAGCAATAGGCCGATGGTATCCAGGACGCGGGCCTGCTCCTGGTTGAGGCGGTGGCGCACCACCGGTTGGTGGCGGTAGAGGCGTCCGTAGTCCTTCCAGGGCGAGCGCTTGATCTCGACGTCGCCGATGCGCAGGGCCTTCTTTTTAGCCAGCGCCCGCAGCACCGCTTCGCTGAGCCCCGTCTCGCGGCTGAAGGTGGTGAGCAGCACGGGCAGTTCCACCTCGCTCAGCAATTCCCAGGCCTGGGCCTGTTTTTCGGTCAGGTCAGGCGGACGCGAAGCCAGCTCCACCACTCCCAGTTGCTTGCGCACCGGCCAGAAACG includes these proteins:
- the priA gene encoding primosomal protein N'; its protein translation is MAELVEVAVPFPIFSTFTYRVPEYWRDKVQAGMRAVVPFRSRKLVGLVLACDPQPPEGTELKEIVEVLDEEPVVLPGLIEVGRWIAAYYFSPPGEAFRVMLPPGLLLKRADDGPARRFWPVRKQLGVVELASRPPDLTEKQAQAWELLSEVELPVLLTTFSRETGLSEAVLRALAKKKALRIGDVEIKRSPWKDYGRLYRHQPVVRHRLNQEQARVLDTIGLLLKERRFSALLVHGVTGSGKTEIYLNAIQSVLEQGLSALMLVPEIGLTPQAARAFRGWFGDQVAILHSALSEGERFDQWRRVQEGRSRVVLGTRSAVFAPVRKLGIVIIDEEHDGSYKQDDFPRYHARETAYKRCQLESALLVVGSATPQMETYYQAQQGDKYRFQSLQKRVMERPLPQVRIVDMRREFEKHGPGLVLSDPLDLAIRRRLDNQQQVLMLINRRGYTPVVLCRSCGHTEQCKNCSISLTYHQVQHRLMCHYCGFSRRVPDKCRECGKEYIFYLGEGTEKIQEILQRRFPEAEIDRLDRDAVRRKGAYDRILGNFASGRTNILVGTQMIAKGHDFPQVTLVGVLAADQALRLADFRAAERTFQLLTQVAGRAGRGEQPGEVIIQTYYPNHYALRYAGAQDYPTFYAQEAGFRSRFRYPPFSILANLLLQDRDREEVAKMARQVADKLKAFRDQLSTSQHMRIMGPAPAALERLREEYRFQILVKTTSRMELHQVLRQAVEELQTERQVNLRKVTIDIDPLTLL